Part of the Nicotiana sylvestris chromosome 5, ASM39365v2, whole genome shotgun sequence genome is shown below.
AGCTCTCTTGATTCGTACAttaaattaaatagtaatttatTATTTCTTTATTAAAGCCAATACAATTTACACCACACAATGAACTTGATATTGTTTAAAAGTTCAGTTAAAGATTCGGTTAGCACTTTGACAAAAAATTGAAGGACGATAATATGTGTATTCTAATTATTTTTGTCACATCTAATTAAAATCTTTTTAATTTGCAGGCCTAATGACAAAAAATATATTAGATGGAAAAGCTAATCGAAAAGGAACAGTCTAGACCAGTGTAAAATATTCTAAGCCCATAAATTTAGTTGAAGTAATGCTATAGAAAACAAAGGGAATCGACCAAGTATAATACTATGCCTGATTAAAATTGCTTAATTAATGAATTCATTCTTTCTATCTAAGTAATTAAACCAGACATAATTATAATACCTAACAAAACATTAATTTGTAGAGAATCTTGATAAGATTCTAAGTGTGACTATAGTATATTCTAAGCTGTGACTATAGAAGTTGTATAGTTTCTAAGACCATCATTTGACTTATAAACAAAGGTAATTTTTCATAACAAGCTTAATATGGTAGTCTTAAAAATAGCCTTTTAAGTTATATGCAGtataaatatttattattaattatttaaagGATATTTACATTTAAGTTTCCATAAAATATAGagatttttaatcttgaaaagaAGACATACTATATGCTATAACAAGTAAATATGTCaatgtatataacttaaactctaaaaataaagtaagaacaaACCTAATCAATTATAATTAATTACTATTTATATACAACTTCTATCTTAAGTTATATACATTGATAGTATAATTTTTTTACATTATTTGTATAATTTAACATGTTATAACATGTCACTTATTATTATATATTACCAATCAATGCTTGTTAAATATAATTACTTGTAATTGTCCTTTTAAGTGATTTGATGGTATAAGTATAATTTACACCATCAAACGCTAAATACATATTTCCGAGGCACATAACCTCTTTTAAATAATGGGATTATTTAACGCTAAAATAAAGGCTTCTTTCACTTTTAGCCCGTAccataaattatttttatttagtagccgaaaaagtatataaaattcgtataatttttatatataacatacaaaatatatatatatatatatattcgattaTTATTTTTAGTGcggctatacagtgtcattttcccCTAAAATAATCGAACAGTGTAATGAAAAGCAAGATTAACTTATCTAGATGAAGAACAGCCTTCTGAAACAAGGGATATGAAAGATCTTGTCCCCCCTTCCCAATTACATGTCTTCCACATGACATATTCACATGTATGgagtttttttctttccttttttcaaTATTCATTTAGGTATTCTGATTAATTTAAacttatattatattatataaaaTTCATTAAAAGGGAAAATACTTCTTATTAGAATTTTTTACTTTCACGAAACTTGAACCTGAGTTCTTTAATTAAGATCTTATCAATGCCACCAGAATTCTTGATGATGAAATTGCAGTAGTTAAGAGATGCCTATTTTAAAATCAATCTTTTGGGCTTATTACACCCATAAGGGTGCTAGCTAATTAACCAtgggaaattttcataaaacactatcttttagtggtaattagctatctatagatattatttactatattacggattgtagatacgttttctgttgttataagatgtattaaaTGTATTTAagctgctgtattcatgaatacagtagcaaaaataggcgtgaattagggaagtccagctaatcagttgttatattcgagtgtattcgactgtattcatggcgtgaaacatgggattacagctggataaattattgtattcgactgtatttacGGCGTGAAACAAGGGATTATACTATttttaaatggaaagtgaatcaattaacttAATAGAcacctaatataactcaacaaactcaattataacacataaattttgtatttccaaTTATAAAAAAGACTCTCAAccgaaaataccccaaaaacatagcaatcttcagaaaaattatataatacatttgaatacataaattatattaattaaaaaaatatatgaatacattcatggcatatagcgagacagtggatacaatgaaatacatagaatatagcgggatacattgaaatacaatgaaaaaaatagTGACTACAATGAAATACacggaatacagcgagatacattgaattacaatgaaaaaaagaaagtgaatacaatgaaatacatgaaaatacaacgtgatacgttgaaaatacacTGAAATAtgttaacagaaaatcaagttgctcagccccaaactccgtcgtttttgttcaagaacaaaccctaatttcctacAAATCCGCCGTCGAGCAAAAACCCTCGCGAATGAAGACAAATCATTCTTGAATGAAAGCAGGAACAACATCATTGGACGAGAAGAAAAAGAGTGTACATATAAATTGTCGTCACTGCCTTCTTTGTTATCCCCTAATAATTACGATCACATGACTTGCCATTGAGATTCGATCACTATCTTGGAAAATAGGTATTACAAAGACGCTGGAGCAAAACCATTATGGCCAATGTCAAGTGGCCATCATAATTCCCATAGTTGTTAGCACGACGAGCCTAGAGAGGAATAGTTCAGGGGTGGATAGTATGAGATAGGGGAAGTTCTCTGTGGAGAGAATTAGCATATCGTTTTTGAGTCCATGTCGTCAACAACTGCTCGCTTCTCAATTGAATTGGGATAAAGTAAAAATGGATAGTATGAGACAGGGGAAGTTCTATGTGGAGAGAACAAAGAGGGGTTTTGGTGCAGAGAGGTGATGTGAGCATCGTGTTTTCAGGgtatgggggaagagaatggcatgtatcaaagtagagagagaaaagaaatagtgtaactgaataacgtatttagtggcttagggacAGGAGGTAACCAAAACTAGATATTTTGccataaacattaaaaggtatctatagaatataattttttaaatggtatttatttaaaataaataaggtgttaacctttgttataggaggtaaaaatttcaTTAACAATTAGCCTGCCccaaatagcacgggctagccagttttcggactggtaattgaaaaatagccaccgATTGCAAAGTcgttgaaaaatagccactattttgctgcaacacggaaagtttcagcataatatactggagattggtgcacctgtgtatgaacttacagcatatattatgttggaactccaacacatagaaagttccagcataatatactcgaGATTAGAGCACCtctatatgaacttccagcatattatgttggaccagtatattatgctggaactccagtatattatactggaatatttttcgaattttgaataatgttttcgttcagatttatctttacataaaaagcagttaaatttcaattacttttgaaactatgactatttttcaattaccacttgtaaatttggctattttttaatttctccctatTAAATGCTACTATGGTTGTTAGAAGATTCACTTATTCATAAGAGAGGTCGGCTAGAATTAGTTCTTTGCATCCAAATCTAAGTTTAATCAGACTGTGAAAATAGGGGATTCATCCATCACGCGAGAATTGCCAACGATCGGTAATTCGAGTCGAATTGCTACAAATGATCTGCTTCCGATCGAATTGCTATAGATGATCCGCTTTTGGTCAAATTACTGCAATAAAATTTCACAAGTGGGGCctggggagagtagtgtgtacgcagacattGCCCCTACTCCGAGggagtagagagactgtttccgatagaccctcggctcaagaagacaaaaagagATAATATACTAATACCATCAACAGACATAAGAaccagaaaatagatgaaaaacaaTAACAATACCCAGTAAAAAAAGGTCTGGTACTATGATAAACAGAAAAATAGTGTGAACACAACATTAACCACTGGCAATCTAAGACAAAAACCCTATCAGACTAGTCTCACACCGGTACGAAAGTAGAAAAATGTTCAACTACCTCCTAacttacaaccctaatgctcgacctccacaccttcctatcaagggtcatgtcctcggaaatatGAAGTCACGCCATATcccgcctgatcacctctccccaatacttcttaggccgctttctacctcttctcgtacccgtCAAAGCCAACCGCTCaacatacaaaaatatatatataaaattcaaatatacaataaatatatgtatttttacgaCTATTATTTTAAGAGCAACTATACATAATCGTTttcccaaaaataaataaaccCCATCTTTGCATCTCTATCATTAGACGTGACAAACGAGGCATCACATACACAAGGTATCAAGAACATGGATTTTCAGAAGCTAACGTGATTCTATATTTGTTCTAACATGCTGCACTGAAAAGTACATAAAATTAATTTTATGGACCTCAATTTTACCACCATCAAAATTACGATCAGATTCATTCAACCAATAACTAAGCTCGCATTTTCAGAATACAAGATAAATGAATTCAGCATAAagtaatatttaatattttatgtGCCTGCATTTAAGATTCTGATGGAATATTAAACATATATTCCTCATGATGGAAATTATACAACTCAGAACACAGTCATGTGAGCCTCAATAACTTatatagaaaatattttttaatagaTTACATTATAATTCAACCCTACATTATTTGGGTATAGTTCACATATGTCGTCTGCTGTTTTATTTGTTGGATGTATGAACAAAGTCCCACATTAGTAGTTGAAAATATTTGGAGCCTACATATAAAGCATAAGAATCTCTTAATGACGTgaaatattttggaaaaaattgTACAAGTTTAGCCTAAAAGAGAAAATATTAATACGGGACTCGGTTTGATTACCTTAAGAGCTTGGAAACGCGCACACACAAATAAATTAGTTGCGGGCTTGAGCTACCATAAATACTCCATCGATTTAATCTATCTTTTAACTATTGATTATTCACTATCCACcaaaacttctaaagaaaaataaagtttCTCTAGTAGATTAAAGATGAGACCAGGAAAACCTCTAGAAGCAAAAAAGACTAGTGTACATTCGATTTAGAGCCAGTACATTCAAAATaaatatatgatttaattatatacatatatatatacatgtttttaaatttttttctattatatttatatatatagttcGAGTTGAAAATCATATGTTCAGTTAAATGTATAGATCATGCCTACATCCGCATCTGAATGGTAAGATTATGTCCATTTTGTCGCTCGGATTAAAATGATGAGTACAAAAATGATACTCCCTCCGATCCACAATAAGTGaatttttggttgttttcacacagattaagaaattcaccttttaacattaattagcaataaaattgatcatattaacctttactatctattcacataaacactcctaacacatactccaatattatttactccaagggcaacgtaagaaaaaataattaattcattcttgaaatatgaaaaaatcaaatacattggaccacaagaaaaaagccaaaaaatcacttattgtaAACTGGAGGGAGCAGTGAAAAAGAGCAAATGGAACATATTATAGAGCAACTTTCTTATAATTGGATTTAGATGGATCTTATGACTTAATTTTATGGTTAATTTTTCTCCTCGTATCTATCATTGATTAGATGAAGAATCTTCAAAACTTAATTAAGGTATTATGATTCCTTAATCATATATTAGTATAACCGAGAAGAGTACTTATATATCCATAGTTTAAAAGGTCGTAATAGTTGAGTGTGTAATCGAAAAAGGTACTCATAACCATGGGCGGATGCAGTGTATACTGGATGAGTTCAATTGAAACCACAATTTTCGACGGGAGTACAAAATTATATGTAAAAActattaaaattgtaaaaataatagaTATAAATCTatagctttaaaaatataataggttTAATACTAAAACTTTTAACCGACTCTGCAGTCATAACTTATTATATTTGACAAGCACAAGCTTTAACTTTACACTTTTGTTGTGCACTCATCAATATTTACCcataatgcaaaaaaaaaaaaaaaaaaaaaacctacttTATAATTAGCGTCTTGTGCTAATAATAAGAGAATGCAGTAATTTTAGCCTCTAACCACAGTAGGGGTGTACAAAAGAATCTGACAAatcgcaccaacccgataattaATCCGAGTTAAACCGAGAAAAAAATTCGAttatgatttggtttggtgttggaaaaaaaaaacccgaccataattggtttggtttggttttaactaaagaaagtcaaaccgaaaccaaaccaacccgacattacatatatagaaattttagatatatttaatatataaatatacttattgtgatgtaatttataaatatttcttaaaaaatttcataattttatcttttaagtattatttcaaggttggacttagaacttttgaatgcttcaataaattttatagccattaatattagtaaattaaataatgctaacaaaattccaaacaaaaatcaaatcaatactaatgctaacaaaagacattcaattcaatattacgaacgggaatgtattaaatatttattttttattttgcaacAATTTAGATAAAACTGCataatctatttttatttttctttagcgtttggtcatgtaattaatactcccttattagtctatttattttagcatgacttagtacttttagattatgtttatttttttatggctttttaattagcaatatttatattacataattttattgtctttattgttgaatattttaggataatgccatgacacatctcatattttatattattttcttgaaaaatactttatatagttgtatcttactaggattaaagaaattttttgagaaaatgttatatattttgttctacgaagattttatcgGAAAAAAAACCCGAAAGAAAccgaataacccgaaaacccgagaaaaactAAGATTGAAAAATCCgaattttattggtttggtttggtctttaaatttaataacccgacataaTTGATTTGATTTGATAATTGTAAAATCCAAACCAACATGGCCTATGTACACTCCTAACCAAAAGTATAGAGTTGACGTCAAATTAATACCTTCTCAAAATTAACCTTTTAAATCATAGAAGTGTACTTTTTTTAGAGACCTAGGTAAAATGTAGGAGCCATCAACAACTTGCATAAGGCAAGGGAAATCACCAAACAAATATTGTGGCGGAGTAATAAACACTTCTTCAttcttaataaaaaaaatacgtTTGAGTCCTGGATATGGAGTCGATCGCCTTTATTAGGAAATGTTTTATCCCATAATATGAGATTATCCAACGTAAATTCGGATTTAGTGGGGCCCTATACAGATATCAGACACCGAGTGGgaaccaaaaaaaaataagagaagtcAACACGGTTCAATAATCAATACCAAGGGTACCACCACCATGTGATTTtcataataaaaaaatgatttaaTAAGAGAATGTCAagtcaaaatacaaagtacacaAGTTGTACACACAAGACGTTACTTTGTTTGTATCATTTTTTGGGCTCATAAATCATTATACGTCACATTCAAGAAGATAATATGTCTTCACGTGGAAGGGTTCCGTAGCCATGTGGTTATGAAGGGCAGTCGGCAGCACAAAACTTGGAAGTGCAGAGATAAGAAAAATACttaaagaagagagagagaaagaccACGATTCAAAGAGTGCGGTGAAATGATTGAGATCTCTTCGATTTTAATTAGAAATCTCGGGATCGAGCTTTGTAACTAAGTAGAGGACTTCTTAATAGTAGGTGCTTTATCCTTATATCATGCCTGCACTGCATGCAATATATCCAGTATATTCCCACAATTAGGATTTAGGGcgatagtgtgtatgcagactttACGTTTATCTTATGCAGATAGAGAAGTTGTTTTCGATTGACCATCGGGTCAAGTAAacacaatatcaacaataaaaaaATGCAACATAAAAAAACTTTTGTACTGCACGCACAATTTTAAATTAATCGAATCAATAAATTTCGAATGCTAAATAATTAAAAACATAAAGAAAGAGAGAGATCTCTTCAGTTTTAATTAGAAATCTCGGGATCGAACTTTGTGACTAAATAGAGGACTTCTTAATATATAGTAGGTGCTTTATCCTTATATCGGGCCCGCACTTCATGCAACaataatatatatagtatattctCATAACTGTAGTTTGGGGAGGATAGTATTAGTGGCGGAGGCAGAATGCGGAAtgcgggttcggccgaacccactAGCTTTTGTTCAAACTATATATTTCTCTTAAGAAATCCCCATTGAATATGTACaacttattaatttagaacctagTAACTTAAAATGATTACAATCCCGAACCCCATAAGGTTCAAATCTTGGCTCCGCCTCTTGGTAATGTGCATGCAGAACCTTACGCTTAGCTTATACAGATAGAgaagttgtttccgatagactctcggctcaaaTAAGTACAATATCAACAGTAAAAATACGATATAATAAAACAACAAGTCATTTTTCCACAGCATGCATAAATTCGAATTAGTCGAATCAGTGAATATCAACCCGCTAAAAAAATAAAGGAGAGAGATGTGAGGGTACATAAAAGCTTATCTAACGGATCTTGCCTGCCTTATTATGGCTCCCACACTATCCTTTTAAAAAACTGTAGTCTAGGTGAGATGTACATTCTATATAAACCCTTTTGTATTCTTTGTAAATAGAGAGTTGGACATATAACTCTTTGTCAAAACAGAAAAATGACTTCTTGGGTCAAAACAATTACTACTCCTTTTAGAAAAGCTCGTACTTTtttcaataatcaacaatcaCCAAGAGATTCACCAAGAGATAAGAAGTCACAAGAAGAAGGTATGTACATGCAATATTTGTGTATGATAATCCAGTTTATATTGTGTTAGTTCATAAGTGAATCTAGAACGGGTCCGTAAGTTCAACTGAACTCATTGCTTTCTGATCAAATCACTTATATATGCAAAAAAGGAAATTTTGAAGAGCAAATATATGTATAATAGTTCATATCTAATCTGACTCTAAATCTTGAATTCGCCTTAGTGTGTTAGTGTGATTTAGAGCCGCTTGAGTAGGTTCAACTGAATCTACTATTTTTAGTTCGATTCACTTATACATAGGCGGAAGGTGAACCTTGGCGTAATTGGTAAaattgctgccatgtgaccaggaggctACGGGTTCGAGTCGTGGAAACAACCTTTGGAAAAAATGCAGGATAAAGCtgtgtacaatagacccttgtggtccggcccttcgcCGGATCACCGGACCAGCCACTTAtgtgggagcttagtgcaccgggctgcccttcaCTTATACATAGGCCAAAAAATTAAAGTGAAAATATATAATCCACTACATTCGTTCTGAATTCGTTGATTTTAAATCTTGAATTCGCCTCTGGTCGATTTCTTGGCCTTGTTGTTTAATTTTtgcacatatttttttgtatttgcaGATTCAGAGAACCATGTAGTAGATTTGCAGGGTGAAGTAATGGCTTGTGCATATGAAGATGTTCAGGTGATGTGGTCAATTTTAGACAAGTCCAAGGCCATTAGAACCTGAAATCTTTGttttttcaagctaaatcaagaacatattgtacatattttctCATTATCTTGTTGATGTGGTGACCAAACTGACGCCCAAAAGAAAcaagattttgaaaattttgatgcTATTCCATAGTCTGGtagcccccccccccaaccccaaACCCCCCACCggggaaaaaatgaagaaaaacatAACAAGAACGAACAAGTTCTTCTGacaccattttttttcttttttgctatTTTCTATGATCAACGAAAATCATGGATAGATTCACTGTACTGGGTTTGTATTTTGTAATTATCTCGATGCagtaaaaattaattatttattcattttatccAATCTGATAAGTGTCTGAAAAGAATTTAACGCATCCGATAATTATAGTTCTAAATTCTAATTCCCGAATCTGGTTGAGGTGCTGCACTAACTTTATTAGCATGATTTTCAAGtttctgtaaaaaaaaaaaaaaaaaaaaaaaaaaaagtcgggTCATAGACAAGTTTATTCATGCATAACGACGCTCAAAAGAGTTGTGATGGAATAATAAATACTTCTTTATTCTTTGTCCTTCATCGTAGAATTTTATGGCGAGAATCTGAAATTATATTGGAGACATAGTTAAGTAAATAAAAGTATGTTTTCTCTAGCAGCTTAAGCTTTTATATGAGATGGTCATATACtataacatggtatcagagcaggcaGAAGTTTGAGTTTGAGTCCCATCGCCACTCAATATCAAAAAAAATTTTACGTGCTTGACTCATAAAAAAGAACCAAGCCCGTACGTGAAGAGACGTATTGGAAacataatcaaataaataaaattgTGTTATTAGGTTTAAGTCCAAGGAATATATACAATGTTGCTTCCAAATGTCTCACGTGTAGCATCTATTTCCCATGAaacttccttcttttcttttttggtgtCATTTGCACAACCTTTtctgaagtaaaaaaaaaaaggaatttggtATACTAAGCTCCTGTTATACGCTGGGTCCCGGAAAGAGCCGAACCACAAGGAtctattgtacgcaaccttaccttgcatttctgcaagaggctgtttccatggCTTGAAGACCTCCAGGTCACATGCCAGCACTTTACCAGCTACGCCAAAGCTCTCCTCCTAAAGAATCAATATTCTAAAGTAAAAAAGAATCAATATTCTAAAGTAAAAAAGAATCAATATTCTGATCATACGAAAGAAGCTCCAAATGTCAAAGGCTTTACAGATCATACATTTCAACTCCAATTCCTATATCTACTTCAATCATCATTAGTTTAACAACAAAACAAACCAAAAACCTGAAAGAACAAAAGCAAATCTCGAATTTTAACTCCAAAGGTTCAACTTTTAAAGTGATCTAATAAAGTTTTGAAATTATGGAGTCGGAATTTAATATTTGTTAAAACGTTAGTAATTTGCTCTACGTCaaaaatatagttcaagttcaacCCATATTTAGCTGTAACTTGTAGCACTTTACTTGCCACATCCGTGAAAAGCTTGCTAAAATGAGTCTTTTAGAGCTAGTAAAAGGGCATCCTAGTGCACTAAGCTCTCGTTATGCGTGGGGTCCAGAGAAGGACCGGACCAGAAGGgtttattgtacgcagccttaccctgcgtttatgcaagaggctatttccacggcttgaacccgtgacctcctggtcacatggcaccaactttaccagttacgccaagtcTCCCCTTCAAAAAGGCAGCtcagtgcactaagctcccgctatgcgcaggGTCCGAGGAAAGGCCGGACCACAGTGATCTGttatacgcagccttaccctgcatttttgcaagaAGTTGTTTTTACGGTTCGAACATTTGACCTAGTGAAGCAACAAAACTCTGATACAAGAGAATGGCCATCATTCATGAGAATCACAATCCCATCTGCAAAACTATATCCTTTTAAGCATGTTTATCTGTTCCCTTTCGTATATAACTACTTCCATCTGGAGGAAAGTGCACTACTGTCCCAAAAAGAGGTCCAGAATTAAAGCAATTTGAACACAACAGGGATTCACAACGGATCCTCGTGAAACCTTCACTCAACGCAGCAATTGACACTCGTTCAGATATGTTTATGGAATAATAACCACAGCTCACACGATCCGAAGCACGGGCAAGACCTCCACCATGAACATGGCACGACAAACATGCGAAGCGAGATAGTATGAGTGGTTATCACTCTTGCCATGCATTCAAGCAATGGCTACCAAGACAGCAAATGCTTTTTATGGATGTGTTAAAAAGGGCAGAATTCATTGTACATGCTTTCATTTTTTAAATTATCGACTAGTCATATGAATGGCACCTTACAATAGCTTATACTATGGTGCCTACCAAAACTACTTGCAGGGGAATCTGTTGGAAGTCTGAGATGTTCTTCTTTATAGTTGATAGTCTCGAGACAAAGGCCGTGAGGTGGAACTTGCAAGGCATACTTCGCAAGTTCCTTCCTATCACGAGATTCCAAAATCCTAACAACAATATCTGGTGGAACTGCTTGTCTTCCAACTTGAAGCAGCAAAGCAACCTGCCAATGATTTTGAAAGAAAACACTATGCGTTATCTTCAGCTGCATTGCTCAAAAGCCTTTTAATTCAATTGAGATTTAATCATGAAGCCATGACAAAGTAACTGAAGATTTATAAGCATTTGCCTATCACTCAAAAACCCTATTTTACATAGATAAATCATTAAAAAGCAGAGGAAGTTTTATGAAACTCTGTCGCCAAAGTTATATCGACTCTCACTTAATTTCAATTACCAAGGTAAGAATAATCAAGTAACATACCATGTTCCGAACTTGTCTATATAGGAAACCAGATCCTTCAACTTCAAGCCGCAAAAGAGGTCCCTAAAAGCAAAGCACGGCAAAATTCAACTTAAAAACTTCATTGATGGATATATGACCCAAACTTTGGTTTCCCTCAAAACTTCATTGATGGCTCTGTGTGAGAAGAGCATCCAAAATCGAATTACGGAAAACTGAAATGATAAAATCAATTTTGTTGGGATAAAAGTGTCAGTTTGGAGGGCGAAGGAGGTTGGCTGATTTTGAAGTCAGAAGCGGTGATGGACAGTAAGCTTTTCCCTTCATTTTCACTTTAATTTTGTTTCTCTAGCTTTGGTAAACTATTAGCGAAATTTGTAAAGTGCAATCTGAGATATTACATAACTGAAAATACAACAATTTGGTTCAGGAGATATTTAcagcaaagaaacaagtatgaaTTGCAGAAGAGTGAATAAACAGCAAAGGCGAAGACTGAGAAAGGTTGAGCCTTCTCCTATCTTCTTTGATAAGTAGAAAAGAGTCTGTTTATTAGGCACCAAATATGTGCTAGAAAAGAGTCTGTTTATTAGGCACCAAATATGTGCCAACTCTTTACACAACATAAAGTACAAAATTTTAAAGCAATGTATACAACCCTTAACTCCTGTAAGAAGTCAGCAAAAGGTCAATGACTGTTAGGCCTTTCAGACTAGTGCCAccaaggtaaagtaaacaaaaagTCAAACCTAAATGAGAGGTACTGAACTGTATCCCTTTAATGCTTTCTGCATCAAGCGCCAGTTTTCCATTCCTACTCGTAATACAGAAATGCCAGCTTAACAAAAGTTCTTCATTGATACTGCAATATAGACCAAGTTAGAGAAGGTTGCGCATCTGCCATCACCCCACCGTTTGGATGGTGGATGGGGTGGGTGCCTGCGCCCATTTTGAATAATTCAAGGGATAATGAGGCAGACAGGTTATTGGGAACACAATTGGCCATGGAAAATGATTTGGAAGACAAAAGCCCC
Proteins encoded:
- the LOC104212579 gene encoding uncharacterized protein; translated protein: MTSWVKTITTPFRKARTFFNNQQSPRDSPRDKKSQEEDSENHVVDLQGEVMACAYEDVQVMWSILDKSKAIRT